The sequence AgccggggtagggaaccttggctttccagctgttgcaaaactacaactcccatcatgcctgcacagccaaagctttagctttacatAAAAAACCTCCAACATCACGGatcaaggggcgcaggtccagaaGAAAAAGATAAAGATGACGTGTAAAATAAATTTAATAAGACTCaatgcgtttcggaaccgcaccggttcctttctcaagagtcatactCTTAAGAAAGGAaacggtgcggttccgaaacgcgttgagtcttatTAAATTTATTTTACACGTCATCTTTGTCTTTTCCttctggacctgcgccccttgatCCGTGATTCGTGGTGTTGGAGGTTTTTTATGTATATCATTCCCTTGGGatagcgggagtggctgcggtctttTATACATGCTTtgatgagtgttgtgcctctatctatagcacaaccccaccaggtgagGGTCTCCGTATACGCTGTTTCCTCCCTGTCTTTATACCTTTGATCCGCGCTATGGAGCGCTatcctcttttattttatttaaagctttagctttggctgtctaggcatgatgggagttgtagttttgcaatagctggagagccaaggttccctacccctgatatagagtATAGGGCCCCTCATTCCAGTATATGAGTCTGCAGACCCTCATTCTTACAGTATATGATCAATATTTATGGCATATGCTTAGGGTCACCTCTGGGATCCCCACTTATTGGAAGAGGCTGTATCCAGGTAAATAATGAAGGGAGAGTCGGCTGCACATATGGCATGCAAGCCTGGTGCTCCCCACTTCTCTGATATGTGGAAGTCCAATGACTTACCAGACCTTTatgttatatgtactgtatatgccgtAATGTCTATAGTCAGAAAGACACATACCAAAACGTTAAGCCTGTGTTCTTTTTGAAGAATGTCACATTTTGGTTCTGATCTGAAAGCAGATGGACACGGTGAGGTGTGGGTAGATCTCAGACCGGAGACGAAGTTCAAGCAGTATGGATGGAGGTGCACAACCAAAGAGGACGCCTACCGCAACAAGACTCTCATTGGAAACTGGAATCAGGAACGTTATGACCTGCGTAAACTGGAGGAAAGAAAACCATTGCCTTCTCAGGTACTGATGATTTATTCTTTGCCAAAGtggttttatgtttgttttttttggggtggggggcaTGATTAGAAACTGAGAGAAACCTGTGAAATAGCATGGATTGATTTGTAACTGTACCAAGCATTTCTATGGAAGAAGACATAGACCAGAACATGGCCCAAATAGACTGTTACCAGTGAACATCCCATGGCTCGAATATGACGGCCCTGAAACAGATTTTGCTTTAGTTTCCAGAAACTTACATATGGGCTCACCTCCGACAGGAAGAAAAGTATCTCATATAAACCAAACCAGAATTTCCTCAAAAAGGGAGCAgtcacccatctgtagacagccggGCGGGTTCATCCCTCATAAATACAGGGCAGGGTATTTTTCCCCCTGGAGCTTTGTTGAAAATAAGTCTCCAtacgcagggccgtttctaggtaattttgacgacagggcgaatcttgctaaaatcgcccccccccccctttaagtaaTGTAAAGGGGGGGGAGGCGATTGTTGCTatagagaagcagtgtgtgtattatggcatagagccgtgttattcaaccttttttttttacttgaggcaaaaaaaagtaattcagtgactcacaggtgacgtcttctttgatgtgGGGCGTCACTTTTCCcctccatctggcccggacccccatgatgatttcttgcagtcacaattctcttctgaacctgccagacaaacatcttaggctctgcacttttacaacaacttccacttctttgtgtcatatgcagtaaagtcagtaggtatgtaggttgccccctgtaggtaggatcccctgctgtgtcctccatatagtaataatgcccccttctttgcctctatataataataatgcccactgtgcagtacccaaatagttatccccccccccgtgctgtccctatagtaataatcccccccagagCTCCcctctaatagtaataatccccccagtgctccccctaatagtaataatccccccagtgctccccctaatagtaataattcccccagtgctcccccctaatagtaataatctccccagtGCTCCCACCTAATAGTaatctccccagtgctcccccctaatagtaataatccccccagtgctccacctcacagtaataatccccccagtgctcccccttacagtaataaatAATACCCTAGGgctccccctaatagtaataatccccccagtgctcccccttacagtaataaataatcccccagtgctcccccttacagtaataatccccccactgccccccccccaatagtaataatccccccagggcTCCCCCCACAGTAATAGTAATAAACCCCCTTGTGGTTTTCCCCTATAgcaacactgccccccccccccccccgcccccgctaaatacacacacacacaaaagaaaataaaaacacattatactcacctcatcctaGCATACGGCGGggtccttctctcttctcctcttctccccaagCCTGCGCGGAACAGGATCCCGCAGCAGAGAAGATGCGTGCGGGGGCTGCGGCCTGGCGGTGGCGGCTGAGCGTGGTCCGGGGAGAGCTGCAGGCAGGGGTCatctgagcaggtgatggggcgcgGGGGGGGGTTGGCGCGCACGCCACTGAGGTGAGGTGCggtccggggaggggggggggggccctggggGATCTTCCAGAGAGCTGCGGGCGGTATTGTGGCAGGTGATGGGCCGAGCgcaggggcagatgatggggcgggcGTGCAGGCGAAAGGCACGCACGGGGCTGAGTGAGGTCCGGAGGGTGCACCAGCGCCCCCTATCTGTCAGCGCCCCGTTTATGGCCGCCATGGTCTAACTGCACGTTAGGGTGACTGAGTTGGCAAGTGTTATATGACATTTGTATCTGATCACTACACATGTGGCATCAAAGATCAAACTGAATTGGACTAAATATAGTGCCAGTTTTGTTATCAGGTAAGCATTGCATTGGAAGTATCAGATAAGGTTTTCTCAGATTTTCTTCTTTATCCAACTTTTTTAAAATTGTTAATCAATTGGTTTCTTTTTTTCAGTATGCGCACTACTTTGAGACATCATATAACGCTGAGTATCTAAGGAACAGTGGCTCTGAAGGGAGACAAGGTACAGAACAAGGACACCACGCTAGCTATCACTGTACTAATAGAGATCAATGGTGTACATAGAGAAAAGAAGGACGGCCATATGGCCGAGATCATAAAGGGGCTCTACTTATTGCAAAGGTTTACATTGTTGTGTACCTATGTATAGGACAGAATGGTAACTTTACCATATCTGCAGAAACGGACTGCCTTTTTTTGGTATGGCATGGCAATATGGTGTTGCATCCACAGGCCCTGCCATAGTTAGATGCCATGATAACTTTCACTCCTCTTTGGAGCACTGCACTGTACttataatgtttttttcatttgcaGTAATCACATCATCATTAATCCTAATAACCATGGCTGCAGAATATTTGgctgcagaatatacagcacacacagctaCTATACATCACATAAATGTGTATGGGTATGAAAACTCTAGCTAAACTTtcatttcttttcatttttttttaagttttaaagaGACAGCCGCATGTTTTCCCTGGACATCAACCTGAGCTGATACCACCACAACACAGACCTCAGCAAAGATCCTGCTATATGATTGACTATGGCAGCGCTTAGCCATCATCCTGATTTTCTTCATTGAAGACAATATGGAAATCTTGTTACTTATAATTTATAGAATCATTTCGTTTATATTGCTCTATAATACCAACCCAGAATAACAGGAATTTAGAACATACATATTACCCTTGTTAGGGCATATTAACACCAGCCTCAAGGTTACCAACATTATATCTCTTTTCTATCAGAAGACTAAAGCATCAAGTTCCTATGTAGTATTGCAGTACTGGAAGGAACATTATGACTATCTGTGCCATCCATGAATTGCAAGCTACTCTTGTACAGTATTCTACTAGACTCATGTTAGATCTTGTATTAAACAATTAGTGTATTATATAAACACATTATAACTTTGGATTAAATAACTCTCCTAAATCGGTTGTGATTAGAAATAAGTGAATCTCGAGGTCTGTCCAAACCTATTTGCAACATTTGTTTTCAGTTTATacagaaagcccctttaaattaGATACCCATGATGAGAAAAACATATCTGCTTTTCCCCCAAAACAGTGCCCCACTTGTCCTAagtttttgtgtggtattgcaactctgcTCGATTCACGTCAAtcaactaagctgcaataccacacacaaactagaGATAGGTGTGCTATTGTTTCTATAGGAGATGCCTTTAAGGTAAACAATCACCTTAAATCCTCCCAAAGTACTTGGAATAGTAGGGATTagatttagggtagctttacacataccaaatttgcagcagatttcacactgcaaattcactgtgaaatccgctgtgggtcCATTGCCAGTTTTTTTCTACGGGGATACACAATCACAGTGGaattggggggtggagggggaaaaagacaggaaagggaggcagataggtgattgaagcacattacagagttatataactttgtaatgtgcttcaattactggtaaAAAGTTTTTCaaggcacttgtcctttaacttacATACTTGCGGCGGGATTTCAATAccactgccagtatgtattcttatagaaaagaactggcaatggatccgcagcggattgacGGCACTCTAAAAAATAAATTGccacctctcctctctcttttaTGGCTTCTGAGTTGTTATTGGTTGAATGGAAATCCCAAAATTTGTCTTGTCATATTGTGAGCTAAAGCGGAATTGGACAAGATAATGCaaaagatatttaaaggggttatccagcattaggtaAACATGCctactttcttttagagacaatggggaagatttatcaaacctggtgtaaagtgaaactagctcagttgcccctagcaaccaatcagattccagctttcatttcccaaagagtctataaggaatgaaaagtggaatctgattggttgctaggggcaactgagctagtttcactttacaccatgtttgataaatctttccctatatgactcttgtcttcagttcaggtgtggtttccaattaagctccattcacttcagtgtaactggagttgcaaaacctgcacccaaatggtggacaagagtggagctgtctctggaagaaagtggccatgtttttctaatgctgaaaaACTCCTTTAAGCGTAAAACATTCTGCGTCCGTAAGTAAATGAGTACAGAGGGTTATCATTGAAACACATGCCGATGCTTCTCCTTGCTTTTATTTGCATTAGTAATTTGATTTGGTCACAGGACAGCACAAATAAAtacatgtagcagtgtagtacGCGCGCACTCTCTCTGGCAGGGTGAAAAGGTATCTTCTCTTGCGGAAAATGCTGAGAGATTCTACTTCTTGATGGCAGCACCAATGGCCACCTTCTCTTCACGGGTGATGGGGATGGAGCGTTCAGGAACGTCGGCCATTTTCCTTGGTCCAGTTACAGTCAGGACTCCATCTGGGGACAAGGATGAGGTGATGGAGAGGGGATCGACGTCTGCTGGGATTTTATATTTTCGTTGGAAGTCTCTGGAAACATAGCCATGCTCATCCTGGGAAAAGGGAGGATAACCAGTAGCAATGTTAATAGTTTTGAAGCTTTTTAAAAACCtttgagttaggctgggttcaaactgcgtttATGCAGTCCATTTAGTGGATCAGTTTTTAAATTGTTACgcttaacgtacagaaaaatatatattttttttgttataatagaATTCAAAAGGAAAATTGATCCAAacaatctgtttttgcatccgCTTTTTCCCataaaacagatatgttaaacagactgcaaaatgcagtgtgaacccagccttaaaggaaacctgtcacctggcgcagccccagatacttaccctttcctgcaagtcacgctcctggacccggtcccgggacagagatatcgctGTCGGCAGCCATGCGCGCGTGCTCCAGAGATGAGTTCGACGAtaatagagaatgacggctccagtcattctctatgggcatcggactcatctcatgtaatttgcatacagcacgCTCTCACCCTCTGGCGCAGATATCTCCGGCCGGGGACCGGTCCAGGAGCgtgacttgcagcaaagggtaagtatccggggctgcactgggggtcgggcgggctcagcgtcagaatctagggtgacaggttccctttaatcatcAGCTTGCTAACTGTAATACGTTATATCTATTAATACTTATAATTGCCTTGGGCTATAACTACTGCCCTAGACGACTGGTaaagctctatatatacacttctatatacagtggtaacttggtttaagagcgttttggaagaagggctaacagtttttcaaaattgtgacttggtttaagagcattgctttggtttaagagctccctgtactgggtgggagggcgagtgggggagggacatggtctgcatagcgaggtctacagctctgtactctgacccaggaagtctccctcaccttctaaatcatagcagatccacttccggctggggcttacatcaggggacaggactgtggaggtaatctcttcatagctgtaacccctctctccccagacagagagctgcatgtatgtgcccacatatgtcctgctcattcctgcatgttccctgcagtctctgtcagtcctgatttggtccatgctgaacataccccttccccattgctgtcatgtgaccacacagacctctgacagcagccctgcttctctattctagcctgttgtactacgctactgcattatggggacctGCAGTTCCATCCAGTATTTACAAACTGCTATTACGTTATCAGGTTTAcgcatttactatacattatactttacacgctgattgctatattgttcagtaacttataatatcacatattcagctgtttctcattttttgtttcatctgttctacatgttattcagaatataaaatcattatttttggggtgtggaaccatttgtctgcatttcaatgatttcttatgggaaaatttcgctttggtttaagagtgtatttggattacaagcacggtctcggaatgaattatgcttgtaatccaaggcatcactataTTTTaattcctttaggctgggttcacactatgtatatttcaggctgtatttggtcctcatgtcaggtcctcatagcaaccaaaaccaggagtggattgaaaacacagaaaggctctgttcacacaatgttgaaattgagtggatggccgccatataacagtaaataacggccattatttcaatataacagccgttgttttaaaataacagcaaatatttgccattaaatggcggccatccactcaattacaacattatgtgaacagagcctttctgtgttttcaatccactcctggttttggttgctatacagcctcacaaatacagcctcaaatatacatagtgtgaacccagccttaggatgtAACCAGAAAGATCAGCCGTATCTACCCTTCTATAAGGGCAAGAAAATCTGTATATAGAAAATGTATCTCAGGAAACATGTATCTCGGATTATGGTGGAACAATTGAGCAACTGGAACCAGTCACGTAATTAATCTCATGAACCAAATGGCTTCTACAAAATGAAAGGCAGTTGGTTGCTATTGCACTTATAAATCATCTTCTGCTAGTCTACATGTGCACGCAGCCTAATAAAGAAGTTTACAATCAGGGAATTCCTACACCTCCAAACTTGGTAGGATAGTTTTCTTTACCATTTCAATGATTATTACCTGACGCTCCTCATGTTTTCCCTGGATTTCAATGAAATCTCCCACCACTTTCACTTTCAGTTCTTCAGGGGAGAAATGTTTCACATCAAGGTTAACACAAAACTTGTCCTTTTCCAGTCTCAGCTGTTGAAAACAATGGAAGAGGTTTAATTAACAGCAGATGAATCACTATAAAATTATGAATGTGGTCGCTATAGTCATATATAGGGGTGTCTGGGCATTCCAAACTCATGCCTCAGATTTTTTTGGATGCCCAAAGTCTCCAGCAAGCGCTATTTCCAAATTAAACTACATCTTTAGGATGCAGATAAGAATAGTAGAAGACCCTCTCCCTAACTGTGACCAGTCCCACCATTCACTTTCGTAGGAATCAACCAACTGGTGCTGGAAACTAGCAtagacatgatgacatcattacATCTCCTAGACCTAGACTGTTGAAGTCATCAATGTTAGGTGTCACATGGGGTTGGGTAAGGTAAGTATGTAAGGGGTTTTTGGTTGGAGCCTACTGAGGGTACTGtggtactatgtgtgtactattaACATTGGGGGCATTATTGGCACAGGTATTTTGGGGGCACTATGAATGTGGGAGGCACTCTGCTCTTAATACGATCAGGGACACTGAACAGAACAGTAGACGCCATCTGTTTTATAGCTGACACTGTGGCTGGGATCAGAGTTATCAGTAGCGACAGCAGTGGTAAGACAGGTATGGGGCTCCCTCTATCACACTTAGCCATTCCTCAGATTATGTTATAAACACATTAATTTATCAGACCAGGCCACCTGTATCTAAGTAACCCCCATCACTATACCCTGTGTTACACCTTCATTACCCCAGACCCCCATAGGTATCAGACAAGCCCGGTATTTGTCAGTGGTAGCACAAACCATTAGTGTGTTACACAAAGGCCATTGTCCAGGAGTTATGACTGTTTCATTGTTTGCGCACTGGTAATGTGATGACTCGGGGGCTGCTGGCTATGCTTGGTACTGAATACACAACTGGAAGAACAAGAATATTTATTATGTAATAAAGGAATCAGAGCTCTTACTTGTATATAATCCCATCCAATACATTTGCATAATGCAAAAAGTGACTGAATTCCTTTGGCCTATTATTACTTGTTCAGTAATAAGCAGTCTCATGATTTGTCTACAGGGATATCCTGGTGATAGATCTAGCAACATCACCATATTTTACTATAGGAGCTCTATAATGAAACACTTTACATCTATCCAAAGGaaacactgctccccccccccttcccccaacatGGACTCTTCTTCAatccccaaaaagacaaaaagtagtaaaaaatatTTGCATCCAACAACTGTGCACATTGCTAGAGGACATTGCACTATCCCCTAAACCCACGCCTCCTGTTTCCAAGAGGATATAACTATATCCCAAACCAAGGATTATTGCATAATACAATATCCTGTGACCTTACTGTAGGGCAGATCATGTTCCTCAGCTTAATCGGGAAAACAAATTATATTTTTGGGTGTGTTGTTGAGTGCCAGTGTAAGGTTATACCCGCTTGCCGTAATGGGATACGTACATATTAATAAGGGATTTTCTGGGTGGCAACAGATTTATTACTGTAGGATTAGATGGTACTTTTGTGCCCACACTGGGACCAGAACAAGGCTCAGGTGTGAAGAGGTCAGATATAAAGTCATAAGAAGTCTTACTGATCAGAACtagacaaaaaaagaaataaccTAAAGTATTGAAAGCAGAGAACTGGTAGATGGGTTAGTGAACAGCTAAAGGATGTTCAGGGCCAATGTAACATAaatggggccctgggcaactaGAAAAGTGGGGCTGCCCCTATTTTGCAGCCTCTGGTTATATTATTTTGTTACCTCTTAGGGGTTAGGAGCAGGCGATACAGTCTTTCATGATTGTTAgactaaatgtatatatttttgggTTCTTGTGTCTCTTGGAATCCACTGAAGCTCAGCAATTGTTGACTATACACCCATCAACTCCACCTCATACAGAAGATATGGCTCTACTCTAAAGAGTTAGTGGGCATGGAGGGATACACCCCATGACTGTCA is a genomic window of Dendropsophus ebraccatus isolate aDenEbr1 chromosome 12, aDenEbr1.pat, whole genome shotgun sequence containing:
- the CFAP68 gene encoding cilia- and flagella-associated protein 68 produces the protein MSHFGSDLKADGHGEVWVDLRPETKFKQYGWRCTTKEDAYRNKTLIGNWNQERYDLRKLEERKPLPSQYAHYFETSYNAEYLRNSGSEGRQVLKRQPHVFPGHQPELIPPQHRPQQRSCYMIDYGSA